A genomic region of Alicyclobacillus sp. SO9 contains the following coding sequences:
- the glmM gene encoding phosphoglucosamine mutase: MGRMFGTDGVRGIANTELTPELAFQLGRVGAYVLTGQNRGPRFVVGKDTRISGDLLESSFISGVLSMGVDVLKLGVISTPGVAYLTKHLRADAGVMISASHNPVEDNGIKFFAGDGFKLVDAVEDEIERLLKSEEDTLPRPTGAHVGRVYDEPAVSAYQKFLHNTVTNRFEGLHIVLDCANGAASAIAPEVFRHLGARVTELNAQPDGVNINVGCGSTYPHVVQRAVLETGADMGLAFDGDADRLIAVDGSGQIVDGDHVMAICARALHERDSLKNNTVVATVMSNLGFVKAMEDLSIHVEQTAVGDRYVMEAMRKGDFVLGGEQSGHIIFLNHTTTGDGILTALQLVDIVKSTRTSLQQLRKVMRRYPQLLENVRVKDKTAWKTNQRIQAALQQAEADLGSQGRILVRESGTESIIRVMAEGPEEQKLQECVASIVEVVHEELA; this comes from the coding sequence GTGGGCCGTATGTTTGGAACGGACGGCGTCCGAGGTATTGCCAATACCGAGTTGACACCGGAACTTGCTTTTCAACTAGGTCGCGTAGGGGCCTATGTTTTAACAGGACAGAATCGCGGACCGCGGTTTGTCGTGGGAAAAGACACCCGAATTTCGGGGGACCTGCTTGAATCCTCCTTTATCAGTGGCGTTTTATCTATGGGGGTCGATGTACTGAAACTCGGTGTCATCAGTACACCTGGCGTTGCTTACCTGACAAAGCACCTTCGCGCAGACGCGGGCGTCATGATTTCAGCATCCCACAATCCAGTTGAAGACAATGGCATCAAGTTTTTTGCGGGAGATGGTTTTAAACTCGTGGATGCTGTCGAAGACGAGATTGAGAGGCTGTTGAAGTCTGAAGAAGACACGCTGCCGCGTCCTACGGGAGCACATGTCGGTCGGGTATACGATGAGCCAGCCGTAAGCGCCTATCAGAAGTTCCTCCACAACACAGTTACAAACAGGTTTGAAGGACTTCATATTGTGCTTGATTGTGCCAATGGTGCAGCATCTGCCATTGCTCCAGAAGTGTTTCGTCATTTGGGTGCTCGTGTTACTGAATTGAATGCACAGCCCGACGGGGTGAATATTAATGTTGGTTGCGGGTCCACCTATCCGCATGTCGTGCAGCGAGCTGTGCTTGAAACGGGTGCTGATATGGGACTGGCGTTTGATGGTGATGCAGACAGGTTGATTGCGGTCGACGGCAGCGGGCAGATTGTAGACGGCGATCACGTTATGGCCATTTGCGCTCGCGCCCTACACGAACGCGACAGTCTCAAGAATAACACCGTAGTCGCCACAGTCATGAGCAACCTGGGATTTGTAAAGGCTATGGAGGACTTGTCCATTCACGTGGAGCAGACAGCAGTAGGCGACAGATATGTGATGGAAGCCATGCGCAAGGGAGACTTTGTTCTCGGAGGAGAACAGTCTGGGCACATCATCTTTCTGAACCACACAACCACCGGCGACGGTATTTTGACTGCTCTTCAGCTTGTCGATATCGTCAAGAGCACACGCACTTCTCTGCAACAGCTTCGCAAAGTCATGAGGCGCTATCCTCAACTGCTGGAAAACGTGCGTGTCAAGGACAAAACCGCCTGGAAGACGAATCAGAGGATACAGGCAGCCTTACAACAAGCGGAGGCAGACCTGGGCAGTCAGGGACGTATTCTGGTCCGTGAGTCAGGAACGGAGTCCATCATTCGCGTTATGGCTGAGGGACCCGAAGAGCAGAAGCTGCAGGAGTGTGTTGCGTCCATTGTGGAAGTTGTCCATGAGGAACTGGCCTGA
- a CDS encoding stage II sporulation protein M, protein MRNKSYEPTLRWFITFAAALMIAGFLAGYSAPHSFNSILQPALKKLQEIGVHFHGHPLSTVLLIFVNNSVAAIAMMLLGVFLGVYPLWTMWMNGVILGVVSQLVVQKTHASVFTVLVYAILPHGVFELSALVWASALGFSEGFAGMRAIGGALRRLFMRPSAVQPVVRRQPRGIRDEFARAFHHLPYILGLLLLAACIEGLVTPHLIQMAHL, encoded by the coding sequence ATGAGGAACAAAAGTTATGAACCGACCTTAAGATGGTTTATCACCTTTGCAGCGGCACTAATGATTGCCGGATTTTTGGCCGGGTATAGTGCACCTCACAGTTTTAACAGCATTCTCCAACCGGCACTCAAGAAGCTCCAAGAAATTGGCGTTCATTTCCACGGGCACCCGCTCAGTACCGTACTTCTCATTTTTGTGAATAATTCTGTCGCGGCTATTGCCATGATGTTATTAGGCGTGTTTCTCGGTGTGTATCCGCTCTGGACCATGTGGATGAATGGCGTTATCCTCGGTGTAGTCAGCCAACTGGTAGTACAAAAGACGCATGCGTCTGTTTTCACCGTGCTTGTCTACGCAATTCTGCCTCATGGCGTATTTGAACTGAGTGCACTGGTGTGGGCGTCTGCTCTTGGCTTTAGTGAAGGTTTTGCCGGAATGCGTGCAATTGGGGGCGCGCTTCGGCGACTGTTTATGAGGCCGTCGGCGGTTCAGCCTGTGGTGCGCAGGCAGCCCCGAGGTATCCGGGATGAGTTTGCACGTGCCTTTCACCATCTCCCGTATATCCTTGGCTTATTGCTCCTTGCTGCGTGTATTGAAGGACTGGTGACGCCCCATTTAATTCAGATGGCGCATCTGTAG
- a CDS encoding YbbR-like domain-containing protein, whose product MDKLFSSNNFLRVIAVILSIILWLSVQFPNNTQTAVQPVTHIDKFPRPVHVETAANMVVTSVKPAVATLQVKESLLTTALSQQMLNVEILADAKKLGPGTHQVSVQAIHAPPINYQLNPTKITITLAKKATEQRTVKVVLKGSVKQGYKMGDPSSTVNTVSLIGATQKLRQVTKVEAVVQVNGASSDLSEQVDLVPVDNSGTTVQGVTVSPATATVNVPIQSPETTASIHPQIVGTPAPGYAVAGVSVQPNSVKLFGENAPVNVQLPVDVSGLTATSTKKIGIPLGQTIQQARPEEVSVKVTIEQASSKAVKKLPIQIRNVKSTEVVQLGKTTTVDLRLTGPQSVMNTLSTSNITAYIDASKLTPNDTSAPILINTPKWVQVTQMSTTSVPVTVTKG is encoded by the coding sequence ATGGATAAACTATTTTCCAGTAACAATTTCCTGCGTGTGATTGCCGTCATTCTAAGTATCATATTATGGCTTTCAGTTCAGTTTCCAAACAACACGCAAACAGCCGTCCAACCCGTAACACACATCGATAAATTTCCTCGTCCTGTTCACGTTGAAACAGCGGCAAATATGGTTGTGACTTCAGTCAAGCCTGCAGTGGCGACACTTCAGGTCAAGGAAAGTCTCCTCACTACTGCCCTGTCCCAGCAAATGCTGAACGTGGAGATTCTTGCCGATGCCAAGAAACTTGGACCAGGCACACACCAAGTTTCAGTTCAGGCCATCCATGCACCGCCAATCAATTACCAGTTAAACCCCACCAAAATTACGATAACACTGGCTAAAAAAGCTACTGAACAGCGAACAGTAAAAGTTGTTTTGAAGGGTAGTGTGAAACAAGGGTATAAAATGGGGGATCCGAGCAGTACCGTAAATACAGTTTCTCTGATTGGTGCCACTCAAAAATTGCGTCAGGTGACAAAAGTTGAGGCCGTTGTGCAGGTAAACGGAGCTTCTTCGGACTTGTCTGAGCAAGTGGACTTGGTGCCCGTTGACAACAGCGGTACAACGGTTCAAGGTGTCACTGTGTCTCCAGCAACTGCCACAGTGAATGTTCCAATTCAATCGCCGGAGACCACTGCTTCCATTCATCCGCAGATTGTCGGTACACCAGCACCTGGTTATGCCGTTGCCGGGGTATCTGTGCAGCCAAATTCCGTGAAACTGTTTGGGGAAAATGCACCTGTCAATGTACAGCTGCCGGTTGATGTCTCCGGACTGACAGCCACTTCCACCAAGAAAATTGGAATTCCCCTTGGCCAGACGATTCAACAGGCGCGTCCTGAGGAAGTGTCTGTGAAGGTGACAATTGAGCAGGCTTCCAGCAAAGCAGTGAAGAAGCTGCCCATTCAAATTCGGAACGTGAAGTCGACTGAGGTCGTACAGCTCGGTAAAACAACCACGGTGGACCTGCGCCTTACTGGACCGCAGTCCGTGATGAATACACTGTCAACTTCCAACATAACAGCGTACATTGATGCATCGAAGTTGACACCAAATGACACTTCTGCACCGATTTTAATAAATACGCCAAAGTGGGTTCAGGTCACGCAAATGTCAACAACGTCTGTGCCTGTCACTGTAACCAAAGGATAA
- the gerD gene encoding spore germination lipoprotein GerD, producing MDLRKSWIIVVAVAALSVGCGQGTAGADASGSQPNYTTTKQMVLDILKSSDGKQAVQSMLQDPSFREQMAVSQSDITKAVQKSLESKQNKDLLAKQIQNPKFAAAFAKALQPQLVDMQKQLLKDPQYTKDLMVILKSPDYTKHINELLQTPKVRGQIMKVMSDALNTPSFRIKFEDALKKAVSQSVSQSGGQKQGQGGQAQSGSSGGSSGGSGQGA from the coding sequence ATGGATCTCCGAAAGAGTTGGATAATTGTCGTTGCGGTTGCGGCCCTGTCCGTCGGTTGCGGCCAGGGTACTGCTGGCGCGGATGCAAGCGGGTCGCAGCCCAATTACACCACGACAAAACAAATGGTGCTCGATATTCTGAAGTCATCAGATGGCAAACAAGCTGTCCAGTCAATGCTCCAGGATCCGAGCTTTCGCGAACAAATGGCCGTATCCCAAAGTGACATCACAAAGGCCGTACAGAAAAGCCTGGAAAGTAAACAGAACAAAGACCTGTTGGCTAAACAAATTCAAAACCCCAAGTTCGCGGCCGCTTTTGCAAAAGCTCTCCAGCCGCAGCTTGTTGATATGCAAAAGCAATTACTGAAGGACCCGCAGTACACGAAGGACTTAATGGTGATTTTAAAGTCACCTGACTATACAAAACACATAAATGAGCTGTTACAGACCCCAAAAGTACGCGGCCAGATTATGAAAGTGATGTCGGATGCCCTGAATACGCCAAGTTTTCGCATCAAGTTTGAGGACGCTTTAAAGAAGGCCGTATCGCAGAGTGTCAGCCAAAGCGGTGGACAGAAACAAGGTCAAGGCGGTCAGGCTCAAAGCGGATCGAGCGGAGGCTCAAGCGGCGGCAGCGGACAGGGCGCATAA
- the glmS gene encoding glutamine--fructose-6-phosphate transaminase (isomerizing): MCGIVGYIGHRDTRDVVVSGLAKLEYRGYDSAGIALLSKNQIEVVKSVGRLANLEQKLMTEDIDGEIGIGHTRWATHGRPSDDNAHPHQDCSGRFALVHNGIVENYLSLREELIEKGHQFKSETDTEVVVHLVEELYNGDLFSTMVQVGKHIHGAYALVVMAKDNPEEIIAMRKASPLIVGLGEGENFVASDIPAILEYTRRVLILDDGEMAVVRREGVDSFTLDGNPITKDVLEVHWDAVAAERGGYEHFMLKEIHEQPKAIRDTLRGRLETDLKRVALPELQLGAQFVQEMDRIHIVACGTSWHAGLVGKAVLEQLVRIPVEVDVASEYRYRNPVDTENTLVIVISQSGETADTLAALRDAKARGRKVMAITNVVGSSVDREADDVIITQAGPEIAVASTKAYTTQLVSLYLLAIYFAQERDTVQQSVVQDLLQELDALPQVAEQVLDSAPQIEAFAKQYSDAHDTFFIGRGLDFSVALEGALKLKEISYIHAEAYAAGELKHGTLALITKGVPVIGIATQPHLYEKTLSNIQEVKARDAFILGLTWVGNEDLQKTADEVIYLPKIHTLLAPIATVIPLQLLAYYAAVARDNDVDKPRNLAKSVTVE; the protein is encoded by the coding sequence ATGTGTGGCATCGTAGGCTACATTGGACATCGAGACACCAGAGACGTTGTTGTCAGCGGTCTCGCGAAACTAGAGTACCGCGGATATGATTCTGCTGGTATAGCTTTGTTGTCGAAAAATCAGATTGAAGTTGTGAAATCTGTCGGACGTTTGGCGAATTTAGAACAAAAGCTGATGACTGAAGACATAGATGGAGAGATAGGTATCGGCCACACTCGTTGGGCCACTCACGGTCGACCATCAGACGATAACGCACATCCCCATCAGGACTGCAGCGGTCGATTTGCGCTGGTTCACAACGGGATTGTCGAGAACTATCTGTCCTTGCGCGAAGAACTGATAGAAAAAGGACACCAGTTCAAATCTGAAACAGATACCGAAGTCGTGGTGCACCTCGTAGAAGAGCTGTACAACGGCGATCTCTTTTCAACCATGGTACAGGTAGGAAAACACATCCACGGCGCCTATGCGCTCGTTGTGATGGCAAAAGACAACCCAGAAGAAATTATTGCCATGCGCAAAGCCAGCCCTCTTATCGTAGGTTTAGGGGAAGGCGAAAACTTTGTTGCATCTGACATTCCCGCCATCTTGGAGTATACACGGCGCGTGCTCATTCTCGATGACGGAGAAATGGCCGTAGTCCGCCGCGAGGGCGTAGATTCTTTTACACTGGACGGGAATCCCATTACGAAGGACGTGCTCGAGGTTCATTGGGATGCCGTTGCTGCAGAACGAGGCGGTTACGAGCACTTTATGCTGAAGGAGATCCACGAACAACCAAAGGCGATTCGCGATACGTTGCGCGGCAGGTTGGAAACGGATCTCAAACGAGTTGCACTGCCCGAACTACAGTTGGGTGCGCAGTTCGTTCAGGAGATGGATCGCATTCACATCGTAGCCTGCGGTACGTCATGGCACGCAGGGCTCGTTGGCAAGGCCGTTTTGGAACAACTTGTGCGCATTCCAGTGGAAGTCGATGTTGCATCCGAGTATCGGTATCGCAATCCCGTTGATACAGAGAATACCTTGGTGATTGTCATCAGTCAGTCAGGGGAAACGGCTGACACCCTGGCTGCATTACGGGATGCCAAAGCCCGCGGTCGCAAAGTAATGGCCATTACCAATGTGGTCGGAAGTTCCGTTGACAGAGAGGCAGACGACGTCATTATCACCCAAGCCGGACCGGAAATAGCCGTGGCGTCAACCAAAGCCTATACAACCCAACTCGTGTCGCTCTATCTATTGGCCATTTACTTTGCACAGGAGCGAGACACCGTACAGCAAAGTGTCGTTCAGGACTTGCTGCAGGAACTGGACGCACTACCCCAGGTTGCAGAACAAGTCCTTGACAGCGCACCCCAAATTGAGGCCTTTGCGAAACAGTATTCCGATGCGCACGACACCTTCTTTATCGGCCGAGGGTTAGATTTCTCCGTAGCTCTTGAAGGTGCTCTAAAGCTCAAGGAAATCTCCTACATTCACGCAGAAGCCTACGCAGCCGGCGAACTCAAGCACGGTACGCTGGCGCTGATTACCAAAGGAGTGCCCGTCATTGGCATCGCAACCCAGCCGCACCTGTATGAGAAGACACTCTCCAATATTCAGGAAGTCAAAGCGCGTGACGCCTTTATTCTCGGGCTCACCTGGGTTGGTAACGAAGACTTGCAAAAGACAGCTGACGAAGTGATTTACCTGCCCAAGATACACACTCTGTTGGCTCCAATTGCCACTGTAATTCCGTTGCAACTCTTAGCCTACTACGCTGCAGTGGCCCGGGACAACGACGTCGACAAGCCAAGAAACTTGGCGAAGAGTGTAACAGTCGAGTAG
- a CDS encoding TnsA endonuclease N-terminal domain-containing protein produces MARNKATQTSVPGQMISKSDLTVRDVPSKGLSGRLRGLSRSEMHHLFSTLERQYFYCLLWSRRIEDICSQEIIPLETTIQIADRLGVKHPINPKTKELKPVSSDFVITGVNEGVTRVHVRSVKPEEELNKLRTVEKLEIERVYWFEKGIDWGLVTEKQINTNLAVNAQWVYESEHITPYSPVQQMHVSPIEHSLYEEIHRTGNALSHCALTVDHRLGLREGDSLWVAKYLICHRFWEVDMNVRIEPTRPVPVQRSALMSMAKGEQA; encoded by the coding sequence ATGGCGCGTAACAAGGCAACTCAAACGAGTGTACCCGGTCAAATGATTTCAAAATCAGATCTAACTGTCCGTGATGTACCTTCCAAAGGCTTGTCTGGCCGCTTACGTGGGCTCAGCCGATCGGAGATGCATCACCTTTTTTCTACATTGGAACGTCAATACTTCTATTGTTTGCTTTGGTCACGCAGAATTGAGGATATTTGTAGCCAGGAGATCATTCCTCTTGAGACGACAATTCAGATTGCAGACAGGCTAGGTGTGAAACATCCTATAAATCCGAAGACAAAGGAGTTAAAACCCGTGTCTTCGGATTTTGTGATAACAGGAGTTAACGAGGGGGTTACACGGGTTCATGTGCGCAGTGTGAAGCCCGAGGAGGAATTGAACAAACTGAGGACGGTTGAAAAGTTAGAAATAGAACGCGTCTACTGGTTCGAAAAGGGAATCGATTGGGGACTTGTTACTGAAAAGCAGATCAATACGAACTTAGCGGTGAATGCTCAGTGGGTCTATGAATCGGAGCACATTACACCCTATTCTCCTGTTCAGCAAATGCACGTGTCCCCGATTGAACACTCTTTGTATGAAGAAATTCATCGTACGGGAAACGCACTGTCTCACTGTGCCTTGACCGTTGATCATCGGCTTGGCCTCCGCGAGGGGGACAGCCTTTGGGTAGCCAAGTACCTTATTTGCCATCGCTTCTGGGAAGTGGACATGAACGTGCGTATTGAGCCTACGCGTCCTGTACCGGTACAAAGATCCGCTCTGATGAGTATGGCAAAGGGGGAGCAAGCGTGA
- the pdaB gene encoding polysaccharide deacetylase family sporulation protein PdaB, with translation MAVLFAAAGHITVFAAEKKPSAIYKVDTDKKIVALTFDISWGEKVPDPVLDVLEKEDVKKATFFLSGPWTQRHPKIAKRIQSMGYEIGNHGNLHKDFSNYPNSWIRNQVTLSEKSIKQVTGVKTKLIRTPNGDFNPRVIRCLNAMGYTVIQWNTDSLDWKNPGVQAIQQRVLKRVVPGDIILMHASDSSKQTAQALPRILHELKQKGYKFVTVSELLSEADVKTQVN, from the coding sequence ATGGCGGTGCTATTTGCCGCAGCTGGCCACATAACGGTCTTTGCTGCTGAGAAGAAACCGTCGGCAATCTACAAAGTCGACACTGATAAGAAAATTGTAGCTTTGACCTTTGATATATCCTGGGGCGAAAAAGTACCTGACCCTGTACTTGATGTCTTGGAAAAAGAAGATGTCAAAAAGGCGACATTCTTTTTAAGCGGACCCTGGACTCAAAGACATCCCAAGATTGCCAAGCGAATTCAATCAATGGGCTACGAAATCGGAAATCATGGAAACCTGCACAAGGATTTTTCAAATTATCCGAATTCATGGATTCGTAATCAAGTGACTCTGTCAGAGAAGTCCATCAAGCAGGTTACAGGCGTAAAAACAAAGCTCATTCGCACGCCAAACGGCGATTTCAATCCGCGTGTCATTCGATGCTTGAATGCCATGGGTTACACTGTGATTCAGTGGAACACAGATTCTTTGGACTGGAAAAATCCCGGTGTACAAGCTATTCAGCAAAGAGTTCTGAAACGCGTGGTACCCGGAGACATCATCCTCATGCACGCAAGCGACTCCTCCAAACAAACTGCACAGGCACTGCCAAGAATACTGCACGAACTGAAACAGAAAGGGTACAAATTTGTGACTGTATCAGAATTGCTTTCGGAAGCTGACGTAAAGACGCAAGTCAATTAG
- the cdaA gene encoding diadenylate cyclase CdaA yields the protein MATWLNVFHKFDVMNVVDILLVAFVIYRVLLLIRGTRAVQLLKGIIVILLAKGISRFFHLTAMNFLINNILTVGLVAIPVVFQPELRRALEQLGRGGFFSLSFTTADDGQLRYMTAEVVKATQVLSKNQIGALLVIERNTGLSEYVETGTDIDGKVSSELLINTFIPNTPLHDGAVVIRGDKLLAAGCFLPLTDSRDLDKQFGTRHRAAIGVTEQSDSVAVVVSEETGHVSLAVDGVLTKDLNESALRELLESLLTPKKSNNFPFFGRKADSKNG from the coding sequence ATGGCAACGTGGCTGAATGTGTTTCATAAGTTCGATGTGATGAACGTAGTAGACATTCTACTCGTCGCATTCGTGATATATCGCGTATTGCTGCTGATTCGCGGGACCCGTGCTGTTCAATTGCTGAAGGGCATTATTGTTATCCTGCTGGCTAAGGGAATCAGTCGGTTTTTTCACCTTACGGCCATGAACTTCTTGATTAACAATATCCTGACCGTGGGACTGGTTGCTATCCCTGTAGTCTTTCAGCCTGAGTTGCGCCGTGCACTCGAACAGCTCGGACGAGGCGGCTTTTTTTCATTGTCCTTTACCACCGCGGACGATGGTCAGTTGCGTTACATGACGGCTGAAGTAGTGAAAGCTACCCAGGTCTTGTCCAAGAATCAAATAGGAGCTCTGTTGGTGATTGAACGCAATACCGGACTATCAGAATATGTTGAGACGGGAACCGACATTGATGGTAAGGTGAGTTCTGAACTGTTGATTAACACCTTTATTCCCAACACTCCCTTACACGACGGGGCCGTCGTTATACGCGGAGATAAGCTGTTAGCAGCAGGATGCTTTCTGCCGCTGACAGACAGCCGTGACTTGGACAAGCAATTCGGTACCCGCCACAGGGCAGCAATAGGGGTCACAGAACAGTCTGACTCTGTTGCGGTCGTCGTATCTGAAGAAACAGGACATGTTTCACTTGCTGTTGACGGAGTACTCACAAAGGACCTTAACGAATCTGCCCTTCGTGAGTTACTTGAATCTCTACTGACACCAAAAAAGTCAAATAATTTCCCATTCTTTGGACGAAAGGCGGACTCCAAGAATGGATAA
- a CDS encoding SGNH/GDSL hydrolase family protein has translation MLYAALGDSITYGYASSTEETRFAGRVVSSLSKQDKVNLYVHAKPGWTSRRLLKTLQDVPKCIWDEAQLITIMVGGNDLLKALPWLIDGKLRHLGQVTRNLHRNLTEIVRLVKRPQSKIVLATIYNPFPNSAVAEECVEALNKAIRLVVRQEDLILADVRQQFFSREHHFVGGYRRGLVRDFRIFGNPIHPNDEGHLEIARTVLRSYRRSVVQNRMKSRKSSQGRQNT, from the coding sequence TTGCTGTACGCAGCTTTGGGAGATTCAATAACTTACGGGTACGCGTCGTCAACAGAAGAGACCCGTTTTGCCGGCAGGGTTGTTTCGTCGCTGTCGAAGCAGGATAAGGTGAATCTTTACGTACACGCAAAACCTGGCTGGACGTCGAGACGACTGTTGAAGACTCTGCAGGATGTACCCAAGTGCATTTGGGACGAGGCACAGTTGATTACCATTATGGTCGGGGGAAATGACCTGCTCAAAGCCTTGCCGTGGTTGATTGACGGGAAACTGAGACATTTGGGTCAGGTTACACGCAATCTGCATCGCAATCTGACGGAGATTGTGCGCTTGGTCAAACGTCCCCAGTCGAAAATCGTGCTGGCCACAATTTACAATCCATTTCCGAATTCGGCTGTGGCTGAAGAGTGCGTTGAGGCCTTGAACAAGGCCATTCGGCTGGTAGTAAGGCAGGAAGACTTGATTTTGGCCGATGTGCGTCAGCAGTTCTTTAGCAGAGAACATCACTTTGTGGGCGGATACAGACGCGGTCTCGTTCGTGACTTTCGCATTTTCGGGAATCCGATTCACCCGAATGACGAGGGACACCTGGAAATTGCCAGGACGGTTTTGCGGTCGTACCGCAGGTCTGTTGTACAGAATCGGATGAAATCAAGGAAATCCTCGCAGGGACGTCAAAATACTTAG
- a CDS encoding KinB-signaling pathway activation protein: MAVVRLNRFLFLLLSTVALGAVVGLITSTSGLIHMQWTNGLVEGAFMATTSLMGFWAYLTVNFLARATLSRQQWRWLQVIVLLFVAYDMFWWRYSIDKASHPIGHPSYTVFLVQALWPLLGALLAAFFKRQLSGPGSYLPTVFYLYVFMVIDWLLVIRQHWDPAIVNQTGIVMMACNIYMILIFGKLLTPRQTETASSPQP; the protein is encoded by the coding sequence GTGGCAGTTGTGCGCTTGAATCGGTTTTTATTTCTACTTCTCAGTACAGTAGCTCTGGGAGCCGTCGTTGGACTCATAACCAGTACGAGCGGCTTGATTCATATGCAGTGGACAAACGGCTTGGTTGAAGGGGCCTTTATGGCTACAACCAGCCTGATGGGGTTCTGGGCCTATCTGACAGTAAACTTTCTTGCGCGTGCTACCTTAAGTCGGCAACAATGGAGATGGCTTCAAGTCATTGTCCTCCTATTCGTGGCCTATGATATGTTCTGGTGGCGGTACAGTATTGACAAAGCCAGTCATCCGATTGGTCACCCGAGTTACACTGTTTTTCTCGTTCAAGCTCTTTGGCCGCTCCTTGGCGCCTTGCTGGCAGCTTTTTTCAAACGACAACTGTCGGGTCCCGGGAGTTATTTACCCACCGTTTTTTACCTTTATGTATTCATGGTTATAGATTGGCTCCTAGTGATTCGACAGCACTGGGATCCAGCGATTGTTAATCAAACAGGTATTGTTATGATGGCTTGTAACATATATATGATTTTGATTTTCGGTAAGCTGCTGACTCCAAGACAGACGGAAACAGCGTCATCGCCGCAGCCATGA
- the rocF gene encoding arginase — MAELRIIGAPSDFGQGRRGVDMGPSAIRYAGLEEKLEALGHDVEDLGNIPVPTPEMHRVTNDKLKYLDEVTAVCTALSKEVNNVVKEGFTPIILGGDHSISIGSIAGIASSQSSFGVIWFDAHGDMNTDTTTPSGNIHGMPLAVNLGMGHPSLVELGGFAPKIKPENVVLVGARSIDEHEADLIRKSGITVYSMAEIDKRGMGPVMEEAIKIASEGTSGIHLSLDLDALDPMFVPGVGTPVNGGVTYREGHLAMELLAASKQLMSVDVVEVNPILDRENRTAVMAVELVESLFGKTVM; from the coding sequence ATGGCAGAACTGCGAATTATCGGTGCACCATCGGACTTTGGACAAGGTCGAAGGGGTGTGGATATGGGTCCAAGTGCAATCCGCTACGCCGGTCTTGAGGAGAAACTGGAAGCCCTCGGTCACGATGTAGAGGATTTGGGAAACATACCTGTTCCAACACCAGAGATGCACCGAGTGACCAATGATAAACTGAAATACTTGGATGAAGTTACTGCCGTTTGCACCGCTTTGTCTAAAGAAGTCAACAATGTGGTGAAAGAGGGTTTTACACCGATTATTCTGGGCGGCGATCACAGTATTTCCATTGGCAGCATAGCAGGCATAGCCTCCAGCCAATCCTCCTTTGGCGTCATTTGGTTTGATGCACACGGGGACATGAATACAGATACGACCACCCCGTCGGGCAACATTCACGGGATGCCCTTAGCAGTAAACTTGGGTATGGGCCATCCTAGTCTGGTTGAACTAGGTGGTTTTGCTCCAAAAATCAAGCCGGAGAACGTCGTTCTGGTGGGCGCAAGGTCGATTGACGAACACGAAGCCGACTTGATTCGCAAATCGGGCATTACCGTGTATAGTATGGCAGAAATTGATAAACGTGGTATGGGCCCGGTGATGGAAGAGGCCATCAAAATTGCTTCTGAGGGTACGTCAGGCATTCATCTGAGCCTGGATTTGGATGCACTCGATCCGATGTTTGTGCCGGGAGTTGGAACTCCTGTCAACGGTGGGGTAACCTACAGAGAAGGGCACTTGGCGATGGAACTCTTGGCTGCCTCCAAGCAGCTCATGTCCGTCGACGTTGTCGAGGTCAATCCAATTCTGGACAGAGAAAACAGGACCGCGGTAATGGCCGTGGAGTTGGTGGAATCGTTATTTGGCAAAACGGTAATGTGA